A genomic segment from Aegilops tauschii subsp. strangulata cultivar AL8/78 chromosome 1, Aet v6.0, whole genome shotgun sequence encodes:
- the LOC109772501 gene encoding uncharacterized protein has protein sequence MGCVSSTFTEDDERRIIGVSASASHIVSLTSSTYGILTYNLTASPSTTKSTPPPPPPPPPVPPLSLPSCRAKPKPPSDEQPEAEVINSWELMAGLHDPSTPAKSKSPRGPARREAGDRPPRPIRFPLRAIDGNAAARVPPPPQRCPPGGARCAVLYTTTLRAVRATFEACNAARAALQSHGVAFRERDVSMDRGFRDELRALLLPGAPAALPRLFVRGRHVGGAEEVLRLDEEGALAPLLEGLPRARSHGCCDGCGGMRFLPCFDCSGSRKVLSGVGAAVKGRPERGVVLRCRECNENGLVLCPICS, from the coding sequence ATGGGGTGCGTGTCGTCGACCTTCACCGAGGACGACGAGCGCCGGATCATCGGGGTATCCGCCTCCGCGTCCCACATCGTCTCCCTCACCTCCTCCACCTACGGCATCCTCACCTACAACCTCACCGCCTCCCCTTCCACCACCAAATCCACAccccctccaccgccgccgcctccgcccgtcCCACCGCTCTCGCTCCCCTCCTGCAGGGCCAAGCCCAAGCCGCCCTCCGACGAGCAGCCGGAGGCGGAGGTCATCAACTCGTGGGAGCTCATGGCCGGCCTACACGACCCCTCCACCCCGGCCAAATCCAAGTCCCCGCGCGGCCCCGCCCGCAGGGAAGCCGGCGACCGCCCGCCCCGCCCCATCCGCTTCCCGCTCCGCGCCATCGACGGCAACGCCGCGGCGCGCGTCCCACCTCCGCCGCAGCGCTGCCCGCCCGGCGGCGCGCGCTGCGCGGTGCTCTACACCACCACGCTCCGCGCCGTGCGCGCCACCTTCGAGGCCTGCAACGCGGCGCGCGCGGCGCTGCAGTCCCACGGCGTCGCCTTCCGCGAGCGCGACGTCTCCATGGACCGCGGCTTCCGGGACGAGCTCCGCGCGCTGCTCCTCCCGGGCGCCCCGGCGGCGCTGCCGCGGCTGTTCGTGCGGGGCCGCCACGTGGGCGGCGCGGAGGAGGTGCTGCGGCTGGACGAGGAGGGCGCGCTGGCGCCGCTGCTGGAGGGCCTCCCCCGCGCGCGCTCCCACGGCTGCTGCGACGGCTGCGGCGGCATGAGGTTCCTCCCCTGCTTCGACTGCTCCGGCAGCCGCAAGGTGCTGTCCGGCGTCGGCGCTGCGGTGAAAGGGCGCCCGGAGAGAGGCGTGGTGCTCCGATGCCGGGAGTGCAACGAGAACGGCCTCGTGCTCTGCCCCATCTGCTCCTGA